Proteins found in one Sorghum bicolor cultivar BTx623 chromosome 1, Sorghum_bicolor_NCBIv3, whole genome shotgun sequence genomic segment:
- the LOC8054168 gene encoding agmatine coumaroyltransferase-2: MKVKITSSKIVKPAHGGGRAAPPSADESVPLNVFDRVTYDVHIAVIYAFRPPTPPNAALEQGLARALAVYREWAGRLGDGPDGRPAVLLNDAGARLVEAAVDAPLATSMPFKPSPELLRLHPSIVAGRVEELVQVQLTRFACGSLVVGFTAHHRVADGQATGNFLVAWGLATRRLPVEPLPVCDRATRFLPRGTPLVEFPHRGTEYYLPVPPAKKRGDDDDDEGIGGVAHDKIKVHKVLFTKEFVARLKARVSSGVPPPTHHHHHHHRRGHYSTFESVVGHLWRAVTAARGLGAGETTTLRISVNGRTRMRPPVPHTYFGNVVLWAFPRCDAADLVSRPVQHAAELIRRAVSRVDDAYFRSFIDFASSGAVEREGLATTADESEVVMCPDLEVDSWLGISFYDLDFGGGGPFHFMPSYLPMEGTMFLLPSFLGDGGGIEAYVSLFEGHLEEFKRICYNIA, encoded by the coding sequence ATGAAGGTGAAGATCACGAGCTCCAAGATCGTGAAGCCGGCTCACGGCGGCGGCCGCGCGGCGCCGCCGAGCGCCGACGAGAGCGTGCCGCTGAACGTGTTCGACAGGGTGACGTACGACGTGCACATTGCCGTCATCTACGCGTTCCGGCCGCCGACCCCACCGAACGCGGCGCTGGAGCAAGGGCTGGCGCGGGCGCTGGCCGTGTACCGCGAGTGGGCGGGTCGCCTCGGCGACGGGCCCGACGGCCGGCCCGCCGTGCTGCTGAACGACGCCGGAGCGCGGCTCGTGGAGGCCGCCGTGGACGCGCCGCTGGCCACGTCGATGCCGTTCAAGCCGTCGCCGGAGCTGCTGCGGCTGCACCCCAGCATCGTCGCCGGCCGCGTGGAGGAGCTGGTGCAGGTGCAGCTGACGCGCTTCGCGTGCGGGTCGCTGGTGGTCGGGTTCACGGCGCACCACCGCGTCGCGGACGGCCAGGCCACGGGCAACTTCCTCGTGGCGTGGGGCCTCGCCACGCGCCGGCTGCCCGTGGAGCCGCTCCCCGTCTGCGACCGCGCCACCCGGTTCCTGCCGCGCGGAACGCCGCTCGTGGAGTTCCCGCACCGCGGCACCGAGTACTACCTGCCCGTGCCGCCCGCCAAGAagcgcggcgacgacgacgacgacgagggcaTCGGCGGCGTGGCTCACGACAAGATCAAGGTCCACAAGgtgctcttcaccaaggagttcgTGGCGCGGCTCAAGGCGCGGGTCTCGTCGGGCGTCCCGCCGCCGAcgcatcatcaccatcatcatcaccgGCGCGGGCACTACAGCACCTTCGAGAGCGTGGTGGGGCACCTGTGGCGCGCGGTGACCGCGGCGCGGGGGCTGGGCGCCGGCGAGACCACCACTCTCCGCATCTCCGTGAACGGGCGGACGCGGATGCGTCCCCCCGTGCCGCACACCTACTTCGGCAACGTGGTGCTGTGGGCGTTCCCGCGGTGCGACGCGGCGGACCTGGTGTCCCGCCCCGTGCAGCACGCCGCGGAGCTGATCCGCCGCGCCGTGTCGCGCGTGGACGACGCCTACTTCCGGTCCTTCATCGACTTCGCGTCGTCGGGGGCCGTGGAGCGCGAGGGGCTGGCGACCACCGCCGACGAGTCGGAGGTGGTGATGTGCCCGGACCTGGAGGTGGACAGCTGGCTGGGGATCAGCTTCTACGACCTCGACTTCGGCGGCGGGGGGCCGTTCCACTTCATGCCGTCGTACCTGCCCATGGAGGGCACCATGTTCCTGCTGCCCTCCTTcctcggcgacggcggcgggatCGAGGCCTACGTGTCGCTCTTCGAGGGCCACCTGGAGGAGTTCAAGCGGATATGCTACAATATCGCCTGA